taaacacatatGACAACTACTGTTTTGATCATatatggcaagtagttaatcacacacggcaactacggtttgattacacgcggcaactaccatAGAGTTGTCAtgattagacatggcaactatagttaaccaaaacagataaagttgccatgcttttacaactatACTTACCATCCCGGCTAACTACCATAAATAGTCATCCCGCGGGGTACCTAACGTAGCTACGtcaggacgtgtgggcatttttgcttcATGCCACATGCACGAGGTGAAGTtgagtagtacttgttgggcgtgtggcacgaagtagccgcgcccacacgtgtgggcaattccAATGTCCGCCCACACACAGCGCGTGTGAGCTGCCTCCTATTCACACCACACACGGTGTGTGGGCACATGTCGAATATGCCACACGTATGGCAGTTAGTGGCGTCCATTATTTAACATGCCCCTACTTTCTTTTAGAACTAATTAAGATACCTCTACCCTCGTGACATGAGGAACATTGTTTCTATTTAAGCATCGAACATATCAGGAAACATTCCGAGTTCTGATGAAGATACAGTTTAATACCAACCAATTCATAAAATACTGCACTAGTCCTAAAGTTGATGAGCTTAGATGCACTTCTGAAGAAACTGTATTAGTTTCTCTATCGGAGCACTTTTCCTCACAAGGAAGAAAGCAGACATGCATCTAAATGGCACTCCTATCAGATGGGCATTAAAATGCCGAGCGCCCTTTAGGGTCCGACGACGGATTAGTGGAGTGGCTTGACCTTTTCCTCCTGAGGGTATTCCAGGTGAAGCTACCACCCTGCTGCAAACCACCGGCGGTGACTTCGTCTTCGTCATTGTCGTCTTCGTTCTCATCCTTGCTGTAGGAAGAAACTCCAGCTCTTCCTTTCTCTGGTGTCCAGGTTGAGTTGCCTGCGCCATCGGCGCTGTCAGAATATTTGAGCCTTTTTGCCCTATCATGTAAATCAACCTCCTGTATATCGGATAAATAAGCACTCCGTTTTGCTCTTGGAGTCATCTTTGGGATGTCTTCGTATACCTCGTCAGATTTCATCCATTGATCAACATAAGAGTCCGAATAGACAACCTCCTTTCTTCGCCTCTTTGTGTTTATCACAGGATTTTTGGCTTCTTCCGCAAGGAGCTTCTCAGCTAAGGTTTCACTGATATCAAAAACCCATTCTGGAACCTCAGGTCCCTGCATCAGCCTGGATTTATAGTTTTCTCGTCGTCGCCTCtcttcatccatcttctcaaataACCAGAACTCTTCCTCAGTTCGAGCAGCCAAACGATTTATTTCACGCTCACTAGGGATGTCAGTTCCAAGTGTACTAGTTCCTCTCTTCAAGATCTCCTGTAGCAACGCTTTCCTATCCTGAGCTGCACGAGAGATCAATACAATATTTTTGAGTTCCACATTTGAATACATCATGGAGAAAAGAGATACAGGAACAGGACAGCCAGCAATGGCATACAAACCTGTGGAGGTGTTGTTGAACAACCCAGCCTGGATAACTTTTGCATCAATACCCATCTTCTGTTTTGCACGATCCAAGATCTCTTCTTCAATTGATCCAACACTAACAAGAACAAATACACGCACTTCATTTTTCTGTCCTATACGATGAGCACGGTCTTCAGCTTGCTGATCCATCTGAGGATTCCAATCACTATCAAAAATAATAACTGTATCTGCAGTCTGCAAGTTCAATCCAAGGCCTCCAGCTCGTGTGCTGAGAAGAAAAATGAAGTACTCTGAGTCCTTCTTATTAAAATCTGCCAATAATTTCCCTCGTTCTTCAGTTTTCGTTGATCCATCAAGCCTCATATACTTGAAATTGTACATCTGCAAATATACTTCCAAAATATTAAGCAATCTTGTCATCTGAGAAAAAAGCAGAACCCTGTGACCAGCCCTATGCAGTTTTGGAAGTAGCCGATCGAGCAATTCAAACTTCCCTGATGCTCTAACAATCTCCTCGCGCTGATACATGTTATATTGCTCTACAAATAAGTAAGGATGATTGCAGCACTTCCTAAGCTGCATCGATAGGTTTGCCACAGCCTTTGGTTTGAGTCCTGCACGTGCACATAGTTGACAATAAAGAAGTGCTTCTATTCAAGAAAGATACAAGGACAATTTAAATGCAAATATGCAATACAGGCAGGAATCCCTTGCTCCACTTAAGAATATATCATCGGTCGGTTTATTATTATTTTCAAGATGCAGTACAGGCACAAGGACAATACTATGCATTATATATGCCATCAATACAAAAGAAGACCAAGTTTGCATTGACACTATAGCATGAGTTTGAAATTTTATGCATAGCTTTCTCCAAGGATCGATCAAACATTACAAATTTATTCAGTCAGAAGTACTTCCTCGAGGGAAGAAAGAATTGGAAGTAAAACGTACCAGATCCTAGGGCAACCTTTCCCTTGCTTGCGACTTGCTCGTAGTATGCTTTTTGCCAAGCTGAAAAGTCACACTTCAGTATTACTTGTGTTTTTGAAGGGAGATACTTTTCCACTTCATCTTTTTTCCTACGGAGCAAAAATGGACGCAAAACCTGGGCAAATACCAAGAGCAAATGAATAAATATAAAAATCCCAAATATCGGAAGTAATCTTCATTTCATGTGTCACACGTGCTTACACACCGGTTGGTTCCATTGAACCGAAAAGGTGTGAATGCCAGAGAAGTGGAGGTACAAATATCATTATATCAACATGTAAGCTtgttaaaatcactgagtgactgaGGGTGGATTGGGGCAAGCATTACTCACTTGATGCAAACGATGTATGATCAATAGTTCTTCCTCATCATTAATGCTAACATCACATGCAAACGGTGCATTAAACCATTCCTCAAAATTCCCAGATGAATTAAAAATATTTGGTAGAATAAAGTTGAGCAATGACCACAGCTCCTGTAGGCTATTTTGGATTGGAGTGCCAGTCAAAAGTAGTCTGCGGCGGATCAAATATCTACAAGAAAGTATCAGCAATCTATAAGTCAGATTCACAAAAGGTCGAGACAAAATTTAACACTTCAGCCAATAAGGATGAGCAAAAAGGTTAAATCACagaaaagatgaaggaaaatgaggcTTCAACAGAAAATTGGAAAGTGGGAGTAAGCAAGTAGCCATGAAGCAAAGAGATACTGAAATGTAATGGAAATTATTCATCTTGATAAGAATATTCTCAAGAAAAAAACATTTTTCATACCGAAAGATAAATATTTACTGGCCTACCTGGAGTTCACAACGATTTACACCGAACTTAATGGTTAACTTCTAAGCTTTAAATAAACAATATGGTGACTAATTTATCAATTATCGGTTGGGACCATACTGTTGATACAGATAATGAGAGCTGTTAAGGAAGCCATCAGATTTTCTTGTACAGTTGGATGCACTCCCATTCAATGTTATTTTCAGCCTTTAACTCACGTTGCTTAAAATAGAAGGATAAATGCGTGTACCTTAAGTTTAAAAATCGGGTGTGTTTGGTTTGAGCCCAAGCTGCCCTAGCAAAATTTGGCTAAGCAATATTGGTCAAGGAAGTTGCACATGCTTTGAACAatgttggcaagaaaaatgaactagaattAGCTAGGGGGGATAGGCATGCCAAAATATTGGTTATAGCCAAAATATTGGTACGGTTAGTTTTGGTGATTATCCAAACATACCCTTATACCCAAAGGAAATATGCCTGGTTTTTATGCGAACACGGAGAGAAGACATAATGCTTGTGTACAAAGTAACCTTTTATATTCTGTAAAGAACACGATCACAATTTCCTTAATTGTACTGTTAGCTACTCACGTAAGACTAATAAAACACATGTTTCGGTTGTGTGCACAGGTCTAACCTGCTAAATAGACTGTCTGAAGACCACAAACTCCAGTATGTAAGTTCCACGAACTATGATATGAACTTATCTCTAAAATATGTACATTTCAAAAAGGCATGCCTATTAACTTCTGTTCTATACACATGATTATACTTTTACACAAATTTGTGCACGCGTACAACATGATTTTGTGAGAAACCTCTGAATAAGTTCAGGTCGTGTCCTAGTCATACTAAGTTTTAACTTCGCTCTTTCTTGCTGATGAAAGGAGAGATCCGTACTTATTTTAACAAACCATTTATTGTTTGAAGAGTGTAATAACTGACAGGATAAGGTGCTTTTGAGGCTCAATTTGCCAATGCCACCTTATCGGAAGAGGAATGGAAGCTTCATACTGGTCAGCAGCACCAGCCTTGGTTTCTGAGACCTAATACTACAAACAAAGCTGAAAGGTTGGAGTTTTTCAACGGCTGTGACTGATACAAACGTGGACTGAACAGAAGACAGGTTGAATAGAATGTATCGGTTGACTGGGGGAGGTTGTGGAAACAAAGTTGGGGCATGATCGGCgaagaaggaaaaagaaaagaggAATACTGGAGGTTTATTGCTTGCATCCCTCAATAGAGTACAGGCCCTGCCTTTAATACGGCAGACTGAACATGCCGCACGAGTTCTATGTCTAATTCTATCTTGGACACTTTTAACCAGTTACTTTCCTAAACTAATCTAATCTTTCTTCTGGACTACAATATTATTCTTATTCAGACAATAATTCATCTCGTTTTTTTAGGGACGGACAATAATTCATCTTTAATCATCTTTCCGCTGTGGCTGTTCCGCAACAGATATTTTCAAGTTTTCTATAGGACAATGAGTTATGGAGTCACTAGCGCACAGAGCCATCCTCCAACAGAGGTGCAAGTGATCACATAGAAGAAGCTTCACCAGAGTAAAGAAAAAAAATTTAACTTATGACCAAAGTGTGTACCCGGAAACTAGTGTGCGAGCAAGAGCACATTCATGATTTTTCAAGCGATGTCCTTCATCAACTATCAAATAGTGCCAGTGAACCTTCTTCAGGAACTTCTTATCTTTCAGTATCAAATCATAGTGTGTGAGCAGAACATTAAATTGTCCTCCAAAATTTGTTTCCCTGAGAGATTTTCTCTCATCTGGACGACCATCATACAGAATTGTACCAATACTGCAAACGACGAGCATATCAGAGTTAGGTTACTTCAATTTATAGCAGGACAATATAGAAATACTGATCAAGCAAATTCCAGTGAGACGTTACCTGGGAGCCCATGTTTTGAACTCATTAGACCAGTTTGGTAGTACTGCTTTGGGAGCTACTATTAAGTGAGGTCCTGTGACCTCCTTCTTTTCCAAAAGATAAGCGATCAAAGCTATGGTCTGAATTGTTTTCCCCAAACCCATTTCATCAGCCAGAATGCCATTCAAATTGTTGTTGAATAAAGAAAGCATCCATTGGAGACCCTCTAACTGATATGGTCTCAACTCCCCACCTACAAGGGCTGACGGTTGTTCTGttacctgtaaatccaaaacagtaGAAAGAAACATTAGTTGCCCCAGAAGTGGAAACATAACAAATTGTATTGTAAGAACAAAATGGCAAAAACAAATTACAGAACACCATAATACTGAAAATTTTCATTCGTGGACCACTGAGCAGCGAAATTAGATCCAAATAAACTGGGACCATCAGTTATTGCAAACAGGCAATAAATTCTTCTGCAGAAAAATCCCCACATTACATGATTATAACACACTGATTTATTTAAGCCAGTAGGTATCTAGTAGCAGTAGGGCACTACCCACTGTATAGCAGTAGGGCTCTACCCACTGTATTATGGACAATAATATTATCTACCATCATCACGAATCCAAGGGGGGCATAAAATGAGTGCAGCCAAAAGGTTAATTTGTATTTGATCACACAATCTTACTTGCCATGCTACCAGATTATACAACACTAGTTGCATAGCATATAGAAATCGATTAAAACTGTGAGACCGAGACAACATCTCAAGCAACAAGttactaaatactccctccgtcccaaattacttgtcgcagaaatgataGATATTGATGTATTTAGAACtttaaatacgtctagatacatccatttctccaacaggtaattccggacggagggagtatatggctaaAAGTCGAGCTTCAATCTACCTTCTCTTCGATGGAATGGACAGTAGAATCAAGCCTACGGCCAGCAGCATTAAATTTACTAGTATTTGCAGAACCGTGTGTATCTGCATCATCATCTGAAGGAGACTCCTCGGGGGATTCATCAGATTCTGAGTCTTCAGACCCTTCAGGACGACTAACATGCTCAGCATCTTTTTGTCGCTGTACAGCTTTCCCAATTCCTTCTAGAAGCTCATTTGTCTTATCAAGGAGCATCGTAAGCCGTTCATTCTTGCTCTCCTCAACCATCCGCATATACGCTTCTTGATCACCTGCTTTCAAAACTTGCAACCTACTTTTTTCAAGTCGATTGATACGCTGGCGCGCCCGGACATGCCATGCCTACATTTAACAAGTAAAGAAAAAGTTCACGCATCCTTAGATTAGCAAATCAAGGAAAGGGGTATAGATAGGGATAAATGCATAGTTTAACCTAGGAAATATAATGGGCGGAATAAACACAATGGCGTTCTAATAAAAAAACTTAAAGGGCGGAAGGGGGCGATAAACATCTTATCTTAAGGCTTGACCATGAACATCCACAAAAAGTATGATATCTCTTGGGCATTACAACATGCACAACACATTTCATCAGATATCTTTTTTATCTGTTGTACATTCTAATGATTTCATGTATGCTACTACAATGTCCATCTTTCATGTTGCAACCAGCATCAAAAATATCATTCAAAATCATGGCATGGCTAATTGAAGCAAGACAATTGCAGATAGGCCAATAGAtacagcataaaaaaattgtagaGTGATGCTAGAAAAAGCATTTATCCCTATGGGAGGCTCATCACATGAAATGGTGTTGCAGACATATCAATGAATATTGGAGAAAATAGCTAAATTAAGAAAGTCCTCTAAATATAACAAGTAGAAACTTTTGATGCATTGTTCACACCTACCAGAAACTGACAATATCAGGTTATTGCTATCAGCAAATAAGGCGTGTTTCAAATAAACATCATGAGATAAAAGAGAATCATCAGCAGAGCCGAGTTTGTAAACAAATAGGATGAGCTAATAAATCCAGTGAAGACACAAAATTAGGTGATAATTGACCATCTTGTTTGCTAATTCTGAAATAAGGAAACAAATCAAACCATACCTGAACTCCATCATTACGTTGCTTTCTTCGTTTGTAAGTAGCCGATGTTTGCACTTGATATTCCCTAGCAGCATTAAGAATTTCTGTAAAAAATCTTCTCTTCCTGGTCTCAGCCTGATTTTTTTCCTCCTCTTCAAGCTTTGAGATCCTCTGAAGTTTGGGAACGCAAAAAATGAAAATCAAGATTTCAGTTGTATAAAAATTGTCAAAACTGAATATCAAATATGTGAGAAAAAACCTCGGTGAATCTCTTTTTGCGATGGATATCATCGGTATCCATTGAAAACCCATCCCCTATTCCATACATGGTAAAAGGATATCGTATCCTCATCATCCCCCAGTCAAATAATTGCCTCTCAGGATGCGCACATTTTTTGTGTAGCCAGTATTCAGCATTGACATCAGACCGTACTTTCTTCTGCAAGTCTAGTAACTGCAAGTATACAATTAAGTTAATCAATGGTCATCAATACAATAACTCAGCGCCACTATTATACTTCTATATATAGATCTATAGATGCCACGCACATGTTATACTTCACTTCACTTCATAATCACAATGATGCATTATGAAATATATATATAAACAACATAATACACAGTTGATAGTTCATACTACTATTTAGCAAACAAGATATGGTGCACAACTACTTGCCATATTACACTACTCATTCCTATAATTGGAATAAGTATTGAAAGTTATAGATGTCCTTTGTGCCAAACAACTCAAATATTGTTCATGTGCCCCAATCAATGAGGAAATCGACAATAAAAGATCACATCTGTAATTATTTTTCTCCGTGTTGGAGCATTATAACTTCGCCTAcgtcttctaggcatagccggtcccaagcccgggtaaaggaggagggttgtgataggcgtggcgagccaacgtaaaaactagccagtcccataggtatgaaacccatttgagcgagagtagtactaggatgggtgacctcctgggaagtcctcgtgaaagggtttcatatctaagggttgtgatcggcttggcgagccaacgtaaaaactagccagtcttttgggtatgaaacccatttgggtgagagtagtactaggatgggtgacctcctgggaagtcctcatgaaagggtttcatatctagcctaccccaacttgtttgggataaaaggcttcgTAAGTAAGTAGCGTGTTGGAGCATTATCATATTAGAACGACAATAGCTACCAGCCTCCCACAGTGATTCAGAAGCATGAATATACATTTACATTACCACCTGGGAAACACGGATACAGTTGGGAACCAGTGTGTCAGGGGTTGGACACGTCATGATACCCCGAGATACATATCCTCATACATATCAGCCACTTCTCTATTTTTCAAATAATAAAAATAACCCAAACGCTAGAAAGCGAGCGAGCGCAATGGAGCGCCCGCCGTCCATAGTTTCGTGAGATCGCGCCACGTGGGGAGGGGTGGGCGAAGCGGTGGCTTCTTTTGCCGTTTCcgtttcttttttttttccttctctttttttgcAAGACGCGTCGCTCACTATTTTCTTTCCAGGTCACGCACTCGCCGGCGATTCCCCTTTCTCTTCCCTACTGAAATTCTAGGGTTGCCGGCACCTAATCACTGGCGCGACCCCGCGCAGCAGAGCGACACAGCCGCACCGTCCACCAGACGCGGCACTGCGCAGTGGACCGACATCGAGCATGGTGGATCAGGGAGCGGACGGATGAGCCCGCGAGCGAGCGTGAAGAAATTGGATGGCAGTCGGCTCCCGGGGGACCTGCGATTCACGCAGTACATCGCCATCCCAAGGTTAGTTTCGTTCTGTACCCTCCTTCTAATCGCAGTAGAAGATGAGTTCGTCGACTCGCGGTGCGGGAGTGACGACTCACACGGGGCATGAGGAAGGGTGTGCGGAGGGAAGGAGGTACCAGGCTCGGGGTAGGTGCTGCAAGGGGGATTGGGGGAACTCTCACAGTTTTCAGGATGATTCCGGGGGGATTGATTCGAGGTGCTGCTACGGAAACTGCTGGGGACCACATACTGGTGCGAGGTACAGGAGAGGTAGTGAATCCTCACGCACTGCTAGGAACTTTTGCCAACAATTTTTTTGTGAAGTTGCCACTACATAGATTTCTCACGTGCTGCTAGGAATTTTTCTGCCCATCATTTTGTTGTTAAGTTGCCGCTAAATTTAGGAACACTGGGTGCCAGAACGTACGAACTTGTGAGAGCTTTCTCCAAGTATTGCCTAGTTCGGGTTCTATGTTGACTAACAGCACTCTTAATTCGCCCACCGATGCTCCTCCAAGTTGCCTAAAAAATATGTAGTTTGTGAATCTGCATCGGTGCATCCCCTGGTGCCTTACAGCTGTACTTTTTGAGCCTTTTAGAAAAGTTTGAAGTAGAAAATCAGCAGTCATTATTCAGCACCAAGTTAGAATCAACAACTTAAATCAATCCAAAATCTAGTTGTTTCTTTTTTCTTAGGAATCATTGATGAAGTAATTTAAAGTGAGCAGGGAATGGCTAATATGATGCCAGCATTTTGGGGTCATATCATGTGTCGAGCTGCTAATGGCATGTCCTCAGCATGTGGCACATTATTTTGTCATGTCGATTTTGGACTGAAAATCGATGCGAACAAACACCTGTAACCATTTTTGCGCACATGTTTGATTTTTGAAGCAAAAAGAAGTGGGGCAAGGTTTCTGAGGCATGGCTGGGCTCCCGTTTCCGGACCAGGACAATCTACTGTGTTAATTTCTCAGTTTATATTATTNNNNNNNNNNNNNNNNNNNNNNNNNNNNNNNNNNNNNNNNNNNNNNNNNNNNNNNNNNNNNNNNNNNNNNNNNNNNNNNNNNNNNNNNNNNNNNNNNNNNNNNNNNNNNNNNNNNNNNNNNNNNNNNNNNNNNNNNNNNNNNNNNNNNNNNNNNNNNNNNNNNNNNNNNNNNNNNNNNNNNNNNNNNNNNNNNNNNNNNNNNNNNNNNNNNNNNNNNNNNNNNNNNNNNNNNNNNNNNNNNNNNNNNNNNNNNNNNNNNNNNNNNNNNNNNNNNNNNNNNNNNNNNNNNNNNNNNNNNNNNNNNNNNNNNNNNNNNNNNNNTAGTTATTGGTTTTGGTTTGTCCCCCTGCCGGACACGGTTACAACCCCAGCAAGCCAGGCCAAGCCCTCCAAAGTCGCTAAACCAATGAACAGAGTTCCCTAACTCTACGATTCCCTAGCTGCTAACCCCCCTCACTAATTTGCCCACCACACGTACTAAGTTGCCTAAAACCAGCCAGCATGTATAACTAAGTTGCCCGAACTCGTTCGACTTAGCAGCTAACTTAGTCATGCCCTCACATACACAAGCCGTCTAAACCCGCGCAATAAGTCATGCTACCCTGCCAACCTAGCCGTTAGCCTTAGTCGCATCAGCATGCAAACTAAGTCGCCAAAACAGAACACTAAAAGTCGGCTAGCCTGCCAACCTAGCTACTTAGTCACGCCGCAATGCACACTAAGTAGCCAAAACTTAGAATTCTCACTCCTAATCAGCCTAACAATTTTGTGTTAAGTTGCCTGCCCATATTAATTCACCTACCTACGCCCCTAATTCGCCTGCAACATAGAGTCCTCACTCCTAGTTCGCCTACTGAACGCTCCTAAATTCGCCTATCGACGCTACTAATTTGCCTGCAACATGGAGTCCTCACTCCTAGTTCGCCTACTGAACGCTCCTAAATTCGCCTACTGAAAGCTCCTAATTCGCCCACAACATAGAGTCCTCACTCCTAATTCGCCTAATGAACGCTCCTAAATTCGCCTACTGAACGCTCCTAATTCACCTACTGAATGCTTCTAATTTGCCTACTGATCACTCTTAAATTTTCCTACTGATCGCTCCTAATTCGCCTACTGAACACTCCTAATTCATCTACTGAACTCCCCTAATTCGCCTACTGAACGCTACTAAATTCACCTACCCAACTCTCATAATTTGCCTGCAACAGAGTCCTCACTCCTAATTCACCTACCAAACGTTCCTAATTTGCCTACAACACAGCTCACCCCGAATTCGCCTACCCAACATTACTAATTTGCCTGCAACATAGAGTCCTCACTCCTAGTTCGCCTGCCAAACGCTTCCCAAGTTGCCTACATATTTTTTAGAATGCATCAACACATATTGATTTGCCTACAAATATGCACCAACACATATTAATTTGCCTACCAACACCGCTAACTTGGGAACTCTCACATATTCAACGGGGAAGGGAACTTAGATCCCGTAGATATGAAGCAACCACACTAACGCTTATTGACAATTTTTTTGCCCATGGGAACACGTTTAAATTGCTTTTTCAAATCCTGATCCTGTGCATGCAACTTCTTTGAGTTTTTGCTTCACACCATCTACTTTTTCTTGTATGGGCTAGGTGCAAGACATTAATAGACAACAAGAATGGTCAGCAAGCTTTTGATTTTGTAGGAACTTGATGAAATGTACAGCAAAACATTAGGTTTTACAGGGACAGGAACATGAAAAAAAAATACCATATTCAAAGCAAGTTTTCTGTAGTCCGGATCATGTGACAAGTTAAGAGACAGCAACCGAATTGTTTTACCCTTCTATTTTGCCTGCTCCTTCCCCCTGGTGTATAATATTGTTGCCCAGTTCTCTTTTTTGCTTGACGTATTCTTGGATAGAAGAGGTCAAGACGACCAGGGTGGGCGAAAGTGGTATTTTCCTGTAATGAGGATCCCGTGGTGCGGGGACCAGTTTGTTTTTTCTTTTGCGGCAGCTTGTAAGTGCTATGGGCAAATAACTTCCCTTTTCCGGATCTGGGAGGAGGTCACACGCGCACTTACCCAAAATAGATAGGCCGCTCCATCGCGCTAGGCAGCAAGCAATTGCTGTCTAGCAGCGTCCTAAAAATAATTCTGATACAGCTGGGATGCACCCCGATACCTGTCTCATACAGGAAAACCCAACCGCTCGATTCATACCACAAACGCACCCTGCCCATTCTCGACTCGTTCTCACACGCCCATGCCTCCATCTGACCTTAGTGCCACACGACTAGTTAGACGTGCTGACCTAGCACATTAAACCACCGGCCCATTTATTCCATTGTCAACAGAAAATCTAGGGTTCCTCCTCACGCCGCCTTTCTCCCTCTTCCTCTGTCCCTTGCTGCACTGATGGGAACCAGCCAGTGAAGCTCGATTTCTCGCGAGAGAAGCTCAATCCGTCGCCGAAATCAGTCAATTTGTCGTTGGAGGTTGAGTCCTCGTCGGGGAGGATGAATCCTCACTGTGGAGGTTAAATCCTCGCCGGGGAGGTTGATTTCTCGCCTGCGAGACGGGATTCCTCACCGGAGAAGGCTGATTTCTCACCACAGCTCCCTCCCCTGGTCGGAGGGCCGCCGcactggagaagaaggatggctgcTGTCAGCCTCTCACCGCCAGATCCAAACCACCACCGCAGATCCCTTCGCCGTCCGGAGCTGATCTGTCTCCTTCCAAGCCGCGGGTCAGTTtccccttctcccttctccctctcgagttgttgtgtgccGATTACTTTTTACCCCCCTTTTAAGGTCAGAAATGGCTAGTTCATTAAGCACTGGTAGCGACTGGTGGTTCTGGAATTGGAAGCTCAAACTCAAATGCAGGCAGTGGAAGAGCCAATGCAGTCCACGGGCTGAATGCTGCTTGTGCGATTTCTCTAAATGACGATGGCACCAGTGGGAGGAAGAGAAGGGGCTCATTGGCTATTGAAGCAAGCTTCAATCAGGAAACTCACAGCAAGCTTTGCTGCTCTGATTGCTAGGATGTTCTATACTGCAGGTGGGTAATTTACAATGCAAAGTATTTAATTACCATTTTTGCTAGGATGCTTTTAATAGCTTTCTATTTCATTTGTAGGCATTCCTTTTTAATCTTGCAGAGCTAGAGGCCTTGCTTAGATAATATTGGGGCGGTTGGACACTGGAGTTGGAGAACCAATAGACTTCTAGTATAAAAATCACTAATCTCTCTATATATACGGTGGCGCTAAACCAAGCGAGCGCGCAAAGCTCTTATTCTACGCGCCGGTCGCTAATCACCGTGCCACCAAACCAGTGCAGTCTCACTCGGCTAGTTGTGAGAGTAAAAGTAAGTAAGAAATATAGTAATTTCTTTAATTTCTGTTACCATTCCACGCGCCCCACCTTCGTCCCGTGGCTCCGTACCAACCCACTAATCATGATGGTAAAACCGCATGCAAGAAAAAGTAACGGAATTAAATTCATCGTCCTCGCGCCGGCGCCCAGCGGCCCCGCCCCGGCGGCCCCCAGGCTGCCCGCCTCCGCCCGCCTTGGCCCCCGCTCGGAGGTGCACCGAGTCTCGCGCGGTGCCTCGGTGGACGCCGACGGCTACCAGCAACCGCGCCGCAGGAATCGACGTCGGCCTCGCCGCGGCGCCAGCGCAGCCCGTCCCTCGAAGAGCTTGCCGGGCTCTATTTCCGCTGCCTCGACCCCCGCCACTGCGTCCGCGACTGCACCAATGACATTCGCTGCCGGCGGTGCCTCATCTCCGGCCACGACTCCCGTGGATGTGACG
The sequence above is a segment of the Triticum dicoccoides isolate Atlit2015 ecotype Zavitan chromosome 1A, WEW_v2.0, whole genome shotgun sequence genome. Coding sequences within it:
- the LOC119364688 gene encoding probable ATP-dependent DNA helicase CHR12 isoform X2 — protein: MAASVDAAAAVAAPAPPPPVAAPEEAGGGDAEQARILIGALNLLSRNLPLPPAVLRAVSSIYHGGEDADQEEEEGAEGPSLVGDEGGEGDPADAVDAAEEATLIQELEDSIYRNQTTHMSSSKLTALKDERFNTCIQHRLSELEGLPSTRGEDLQMKCLLELYGLKLLDLQKKVRSDVNAEYWLHKKCAHPERQLFDWGMMRIRYPFTMYGIGDGFSMDTDDIHRKKRFTERISKLEEEEKNQAETRKRRFFTEILNAAREYQVQTSATYKRRKQRNDGVQAWHVRARQRINRLEKSRLQVLKAGDQEAYMRMVEESKNERLTMLLDKTNELLEGIGKAVQRQKDAEHVSRPEGSEDSESDESPEESPSDDDADTHGSANTSKFNAAGRRLDSTVHSIEEKVTEQPSALVGGELRPYQLEGLQWMLSLFNNNLNGILADEMGLGKTIQTIALIAYLLEKKEVTGPHLIVAPKAVLPNWSNEFKTWAPSIGTILYDGRPDERKSLRETNFGGQFNVLLTHYDLILKDKKFLKKVHWHYLIVDEGHRLKNHECALARTLVSGYLIRRRLLLTGTPIQNSLQELWSLLNFILPNIFNSSGNFEEWFNAPFACDVSINDEEELLIIHRLHQVLRPFLLRRKKDEVEKYLPSKTQVILKCDFSAWQKAYYEQVASKGKVALGSGLKPKAVANLSMQLRKCCNHPYLFVEQYNMYQREEIVRASGKFELLDRLLPKLHRAGHRVLLFSQMTRLLNILEVYLQMYNFKYMRLDGSTKTEERGKLLADFNKKDSEYFIFLLSTRAGGLGLNLQTADTVIIFDSDWNPQMDQQAEDRAHRIGQKNEVRVFVLVSVGSIEEEILDRAKQKMGIDAKVIQAGLFNNTSTAQDRKALLQEILKRGTSTLGTDIPSEREINRLAARTEEEFWLFEKMDEERRRRENYKSRLMQGPEVPEWVFDISETLAEKLLAEEAKNPVINTKRRRKEVVYSDSYVDQWMKSDEVYEDIPKMTPRAKRSAYLSDIQEVDLHDRAKRLKYSDSADGAGNSTWTPEKGRAGVSSYSKDENEDDNDEDEVTAGGLQQGGSFTWNTLRRKRSSHSTNPSSDPKGRSAF